Proteins from a genomic interval of Stenotrophomonas sp. 24(2023):
- a CDS encoding MFS transporter: MTAPSRPRGLRGLALALRESPALWWSFLYFFCLLSGYYVLRPVREAMAASDDLQTLFPQALIDGFAARGVALQDFVLQFLFTCVFLIMLVLQPVYGWLVSRYPRRVFLPVVYGFFIITLLGFYAMFDSGVPGRGMAFFFWVMVFNLFAVAVFWSFMADVFSNVQARAYYGYIGAAGTLGAFLGPLLTGALVQRVGIANLMLVSAGFLSVCLLCIWRLRHWAVQREQAQQLVSGEAPMGGSVLDGLRLIVREPLLRWLAIMVVFGVGVGTLLYNQQASIVRAAFTDPEARTAFYSHIDLAVNALTLLVQLALTRWLLSRHGIAPALLIPALAVIVGFSVLAASPLPLLVAVVQVVTRASEFSLFKPARETLYTRVDRQWRYKAGAAIDTVVYRGADLSFTWLHKGLSLFGSHVVFIGGVVVAGLLTVSAVGVLREEKTLPRDR; the protein is encoded by the coding sequence ATGACGGCGCCTTCCCGGCCCCGCGGCCTTCGTGGCCTGGCCCTGGCGCTGCGCGAGTCGCCGGCGCTGTGGTGGTCGTTCCTGTACTTCTTCTGCCTGCTCAGCGGCTACTACGTGCTGCGCCCGGTGCGCGAGGCGATGGCCGCCTCCGATGACCTGCAGACGCTGTTCCCGCAGGCGCTGATCGACGGCTTCGCGGCCCGTGGCGTGGCCCTGCAGGATTTCGTGCTGCAGTTCCTGTTCACCTGCGTGTTCCTGATCATGCTGGTGCTTCAGCCGGTCTACGGCTGGCTGGTCAGCCGTTACCCGCGGCGGGTGTTCCTGCCGGTGGTGTATGGCTTCTTCATCATCACCCTGCTGGGTTTCTATGCCATGTTCGACAGCGGCGTGCCGGGGCGGGGCATGGCCTTCTTCTTCTGGGTCATGGTGTTCAACCTGTTCGCGGTGGCGGTGTTCTGGAGTTTCATGGCCGACGTGTTCTCCAACGTGCAGGCCCGTGCCTACTACGGCTACATCGGTGCGGCCGGCACCCTCGGCGCGTTCCTGGGGCCGCTGCTGACCGGCGCGCTGGTGCAGCGGGTGGGCATCGCCAACCTGATGCTGGTTTCTGCCGGCTTCCTGTCGGTGTGCCTGCTGTGCATCTGGCGGCTGCGGCACTGGGCCGTGCAGCGCGAGCAGGCGCAGCAGCTGGTGTCGGGCGAAGCGCCGATGGGCGGCAGCGTGCTCGATGGCCTCAGGCTGATCGTGCGCGAGCCACTGCTGCGCTGGCTGGCCATCATGGTGGTGTTCGGCGTGGGCGTGGGAACGCTGCTGTACAACCAGCAGGCCAGCATCGTGCGCGCGGCCTTCACCGACCCGGAGGCCCGCACCGCCTTCTATTCGCATATCGATCTGGCGGTCAACGCGCTGACGCTGCTGGTGCAGCTGGCACTGACCCGCTGGCTGCTGTCCCGGCATGGCATCGCCCCGGCCCTGCTGATTCCGGCCCTGGCGGTCATCGTCGGCTTTTCGGTGCTTGCGGCCTCGCCGTTGCCGCTGCTGGTGGCGGTGGTGCAGGTGGTGACCCGGGCCAGTGAGTTCTCGCTGTTCAAGCCGGCGCGCGAAACCCTCTATACCCGGGTGGACCGCCAGTGGCGCTACAAGGCGGGTGCGGCGATCGATACGGTCGTGTACCGTGGCGCCGACCTGAGCTTCACGTGGCTGCACAAGGGGTTGTCCCTGTTCGGTTCGCACGTGGTGTTCATCGGTGGCGTGGTCGTGGCGGGCCTGCTGACCGTGTCCGCCGTTGGCGTGCTGCGCGAAGAAAAGACGTTGCCCCGCGACCGTTGA
- a CDS encoding serine hydrolase domain-containing protein, translating into MKNNSTRRTIRSAATGLLGMLMPVALSTTAQTPPPLPPLPANLEAASTAHVPSTQPAAYRTGLSPNVQLPAAGFNVANIESMAQQLTYGERVPGMAVAIVQGGRILSARGYGVTDVNNPQPVDAHTVFRLASLSKAFAGTMAGLLVNDGTLRWDSKVTDYVPGFRLNSPEATDRLTVADVLSHRVGLTYNAYDRDLEGNAEYYALTQKLASTSLKCLPGDCYAYQNVAFSLIGDVVYAASGSFYEQAVERRIFKPLGMNDASLGLAGIQASSRWARPHVRSRNGWVALTPKPTYYRVAPAAGVNASASDMAQWLLAHTGHRPDVLPAPLLATLHSSLINTPGEMRSGWRRERLHSAGYALGWRTFDYAGHDVVFHAGAVQGYRGLVALVPERDLGVAILWNGESGLPSGLLPTVLDAALGLPARRWLDVDTDFGSDSLMAEGATPAQDKRKGKGASSNRAVASPR; encoded by the coding sequence ATGAAGAACAACAGCACGCGCCGGACGATCCGTTCGGCGGCCACCGGTCTGCTGGGCATGCTGATGCCCGTTGCCCTGTCCACCACGGCCCAGACCCCGCCGCCGCTGCCACCGCTGCCGGCCAACCTGGAAGCGGCCAGCACCGCGCACGTGCCCAGCACCCAACCGGCCGCCTACCGCACCGGCCTGAGCCCGAACGTGCAGCTGCCGGCCGCCGGCTTCAACGTGGCCAACATCGAATCGATGGCCCAGCAGCTGACCTATGGCGAACGCGTGCCGGGCATGGCCGTGGCGATCGTGCAGGGCGGCCGCATCCTCAGCGCGCGCGGCTACGGCGTCACCGACGTGAACAACCCGCAGCCGGTCGATGCGCATACCGTGTTCCGCCTGGCCTCGCTGTCCAAGGCCTTCGCCGGCACCATGGCCGGCCTGCTGGTCAACGACGGCACCCTGCGCTGGGACAGCAAGGTCACCGACTACGTGCCCGGCTTCCGCCTCAATTCCCCCGAAGCCACCGACCGCCTGACCGTGGCCGATGTGCTCAGCCACCGCGTGGGCCTGACCTACAACGCCTATGACCGCGACCTGGAAGGCAACGCCGAGTACTACGCGCTGACCCAGAAGCTGGCCAGCACCAGCCTCAAGTGCCTGCCCGGCGACTGCTACGCCTACCAGAACGTGGCCTTCAGCCTGATCGGCGATGTCGTCTACGCCGCCTCGGGCAGCTTCTACGAGCAGGCCGTGGAGCGCCGCATCTTCAAGCCGCTGGGCATGAACGATGCCAGCCTCGGCCTGGCCGGCATCCAGGCCAGCTCGCGCTGGGCCCGCCCGCACGTGCGCAGCCGCAATGGCTGGGTGGCGCTGACGCCGAAACCGACCTACTACCGCGTCGCCCCGGCCGCCGGCGTCAATGCCAGCGCCAGCGACATGGCGCAGTGGCTGCTGGCCCACACCGGCCACCGCCCGGACGTGCTGCCGGCGCCGCTGCTGGCCACCCTGCACTCGAGCCTGATCAACACCCCCGGTGAAATGCGCTCGGGCTGGCGCCGCGAACGCCTGCACTCGGCCGGCTACGCACTGGGCTGGCGCACCTTCGATTACGCCGGCCACGATGTGGTGTTCCATGCCGGCGCGGTCCAGGGCTACCGTGGCCTGGTGGCGCTGGTACCCGAACGCGACCTGGGCGTGGCGATCCTGTGGAACGGCGAAAGCGGGCTGCCCAGCGGCCTGTTGCCGACCGTGCTCGATGCCGCGCTGGGCCTTCCGGCCCGCCGCTGGCTGGATGTGGATACCGATTTCGGCAGCGACAGCCTGATGGCCGAAGGGGCCACGCCGGCACAGGACAAGCGCAAGGGCAAAGGTGCATCGAGCAACCGCGCGGTGGCCTCGCCACGCTGA
- the gspG gene encoding type II secretion system major pseudopilin GspG encodes MPASDAPRRARPSFPSVRHRAHGFTLLELLVVMVIIGLLAAYVGPKYFSQLNKSEVTVAKAQVETFDKLLDTYRLDVGHYPTTEQGLAALVSAPADAAGWNGPYLKKNVPLDPWHHPYAYRSPAEGAEYEVSSLGRDGTPGGTGEDADISSSR; translated from the coding sequence ATGCCCGCCTCCGACGCCCCCCGCCGCGCACGTCCGTCGTTCCCTTCCGTGCGCCACCGCGCGCATGGCTTCACCCTGCTGGAACTGCTGGTGGTGATGGTCATCATCGGCCTGCTGGCCGCCTATGTCGGCCCCAAGTACTTCTCCCAGCTCAACAAGTCCGAAGTCACGGTCGCCAAGGCGCAGGTCGAAACCTTCGACAAGCTGCTCGATACCTACCGGCTGGATGTCGGCCACTACCCGACCACCGAGCAGGGCCTGGCCGCGCTGGTCAGCGCACCGGCCGATGCCGCCGGCTGGAATGGGCCCTACCTGAAGAAGAACGTGCCGCTGGACCCGTGGCACCACCCCTATGCCTACCGTTCGCCGGCCGAGGGCGCGGAGTATGAAGTGTCGTCCCTGGGCCGCGATGGCACGCCCGGCGGCACTGGCGAGGATGCCGACATCAGCTCCAGCCGCTGA
- a CDS encoding type II secretion system F family protein, which yields MLFDVRALNPQGAVQLLRMEAHDAQEARALAEAQQLFVSTVRPARTAGLRRQGSVLSLVLFSQELLALLTAGLGIVEALQALAEKETRPRTRALLEQMLAGLHEGMRLSGVLARHPQHFPPLYVGIVQAAEGTSDLPRSLARYIDYQQRVDQVRGKLVSAAIYPSILMLVGLGVSLFLMTYVVPKFAEVYQDSGRPLPWMSQQMLQWGLFVSQHPLLVAALAAMLGAVAVVAWKRLQARGGLLRLAAGWPGVGPRVHIYELSRLYLTMGMLVEGGIPIPTALRTVQPIASARLRPALQQALSAVENGMPLSEAFEQAGLTTPISLRMLRVAEHTGEMGTMLHQSALFYDGEISRWIDRFSRSFEPLLMAFIGIVVGTIVVLLYMPIFDLAGDLS from the coding sequence ATGCTGTTCGACGTCCGCGCACTGAATCCGCAGGGAGCCGTGCAACTGCTGCGCATGGAAGCGCATGACGCCCAGGAAGCCCGCGCCCTGGCCGAGGCACAGCAGTTGTTTGTCAGCACTGTACGCCCCGCCCGCACGGCAGGCCTGCGCCGCCAGGGCAGCGTGCTGTCGCTGGTCCTGTTCAGCCAGGAACTGCTGGCCCTGCTCACCGCCGGCCTGGGCATCGTCGAGGCGCTGCAGGCGCTGGCCGAGAAGGAAACCCGCCCGCGCACGCGTGCCCTGCTGGAACAGATGCTGGCCGGGCTGCACGAGGGCATGCGCCTGTCCGGCGTGCTGGCCCGCCATCCGCAGCACTTCCCGCCGTTGTACGTCGGCATCGTCCAGGCCGCCGAAGGCACCAGTGACCTGCCCCGCTCGCTGGCCCGCTACATCGACTACCAGCAGCGGGTGGACCAGGTCCGCGGCAAGCTGGTCAGTGCGGCCATCTACCCCAGCATCCTGATGCTGGTCGGCCTGGGCGTGAGCCTGTTCCTGATGACCTATGTGGTGCCCAAGTTCGCCGAGGTCTACCAGGATTCGGGCCGCCCGTTGCCCTGGATGTCACAGCAGATGCTGCAGTGGGGCCTGTTCGTGTCGCAGCATCCGCTGCTGGTGGCCGCGCTGGCGGCAATGCTCGGTGCAGTGGCCGTGGTGGCCTGGAAGCGGCTGCAGGCACGTGGCGGCCTGTTGCGCCTGGCCGCCGGCTGGCCCGGCGTGGGGCCGCGCGTGCACATCTACGAACTGTCACGGCTGTACCTGACGATGGGGATGCTGGTTGAAGGCGGCATTCCCATTCCTACCGCCCTGCGCACCGTGCAACCCATCGCCTCGGCACGGCTGCGACCGGCACTGCAGCAGGCGTTGTCGGCCGTGGAAAACGGCATGCCGTTGTCAGAGGCCTTTGAACAGGCCGGGCTGACCACGCCGATTTCCCTGCGCATGCTGCGGGTGGCCGAGCACACCGGTGAAATGGGCACGATGCTGCACCAGTCGGCGCTGTTCTACGACGGCGAGATCAGCCGCTGGATCGATCGTTTCTCGCGCAGCTTCGAGCCCCTGCTGATGGCCTTCATCGGTATCGTGGTCGGCACCATCGTCGTACTGCTGTACATGCCTATTTTCGACCTGGCCGGAGATCTGTCTTGA
- a CDS encoding GspE/PulE family protein gives MTASPPTAVLDAELLRQARSQARTRQQPVISVLQQLLQLPEHALLPALSATLDMPLLDAAGLAACQPLPDLLPLPQALQRGCLLLRDAQGRTCAVVDDPFDQDLRTWLSSRAGLPDGSVHTALARRSDIQAWLSRLESSAKAMEQHVPAEGAQAPQAGRAAAELSFASAAEGGSPAVRLLNSTLYDALKATASDIHLESMANGLMVKYRIDGVLNHAATVQGAALNEQVISRLKVLAELDISERRVPQDGSFRVTSGGRDIDLRVSIMPSIHGEDAVIRVLDKRAMIEAYGALTLEALGFDAPSLASLRQLARQAYGMLLVTGPTGSGKTTTLYAALTEIHDGRDKIITIEDPVEYQLPGILQIPVNEKKGLNFAKGLRSILRHDPDKIMVGEIRDRETAEIAVQSALTGHLVLTTVHANNVFDVFGRFKHMGIDPYSFVSALNGIWAQRLVRLNCPHCATACAAPDAQALATLELTPSDVQDFTFLRGTGCGDCRDTGYKGRHAIAEVLLLDDEIRELVIEQRPIRQIKAAAHAAGTRSLRHAALQLVRQGLTTLEEVQRVTVHA, from the coding sequence TTGACGGCGTCCCCCCCCACTGCCGTGCTGGACGCCGAGCTGCTGCGCCAGGCCCGTAGCCAGGCGCGTACCCGTCAGCAGCCGGTCATTTCCGTACTGCAGCAGCTCCTGCAGTTGCCCGAACATGCGCTGCTGCCGGCGTTGTCTGCAACGCTGGACATGCCGCTGCTGGATGCGGCCGGCCTGGCCGCGTGCCAGCCCCTGCCGGATCTGCTGCCCCTGCCACAGGCACTGCAGCGCGGCTGCCTGCTGCTGCGCGACGCGCAGGGACGCACCTGTGCCGTGGTGGACGACCCGTTCGACCAGGACCTGCGCACCTGGCTCAGCAGCCGGGCCGGCCTGCCCGATGGCAGCGTGCACACCGCCCTGGCCCGGCGCAGCGACATCCAGGCCTGGCTGTCGCGCCTGGAATCATCGGCCAAGGCCATGGAACAGCATGTGCCTGCCGAAGGCGCCCAGGCACCGCAGGCAGGGCGCGCTGCGGCGGAACTGTCCTTCGCCAGCGCGGCCGAGGGCGGCAGCCCTGCCGTGCGGCTGCTCAATTCCACGCTCTACGACGCGCTGAAGGCCACCGCCTCGGACATCCACCTGGAAAGCATGGCGAACGGGTTGATGGTCAAGTACCGCATCGACGGCGTGCTCAACCATGCCGCCACGGTGCAGGGCGCCGCGCTCAACGAGCAGGTGATCTCGCGCCTGAAGGTGCTGGCGGAGCTGGACATCTCCGAACGCCGCGTGCCACAGGACGGCAGCTTCCGGGTCACCAGCGGGGGCCGTGACATCGACCTGCGCGTATCGATCATGCCCAGCATCCACGGCGAAGACGCGGTGATTCGCGTGCTCGACAAGCGCGCGATGATCGAGGCCTACGGCGCGTTGACCCTGGAGGCACTGGGCTTTGATGCCCCTTCCCTGGCCAGCCTGCGCCAGCTGGCGCGCCAGGCCTACGGCATGCTGCTGGTCACCGGGCCGACCGGGTCGGGCAAGACCACCACGCTGTACGCCGCGCTGACCGAGATCCATGACGGGCGCGACAAGATCATCACCATCGAAGACCCGGTCGAGTACCAGCTTCCGGGCATCCTGCAGATTCCGGTGAACGAGAAGAAGGGCCTGAACTTCGCCAAGGGCCTGCGCTCGATCCTGCGCCACGACCCGGACAAGATCATGGTCGGTGAAATCCGCGACCGGGAGACGGCCGAGATCGCCGTGCAGTCAGCACTGACCGGCCACCTGGTGCTGACCACCGTGCACGCCAACAACGTGTTCGATGTGTTCGGCCGCTTCAAGCACATGGGCATCGATCCGTATTCGTTCGTATCGGCATTGAACGGCATCTGGGCGCAGCGCCTGGTACGGCTGAACTGCCCGCACTGCGCGACGGCCTGCGCGGCACCGGATGCGCAGGCGCTGGCCACGCTGGAACTCACCCCGTCGGATGTGCAGGACTTCACCTTCCTGCGTGGCACCGGCTGCGGTGACTGCCGCGACACCGGCTACAAGGGGCGCCATGCGATTGCCGAAGTGCTGCTGCTGGATGATGAGATCCGCGAGCTGGTGATCGAGCAGCGCCCGATCCGCCAGATCAAGGCCGCCGCGCACGCGGCCGGCACCCGCAGCCTGCGCCACGCCGCGCTGCAGCTGGTGCGCCAGGGCCTGACCACGCTGGAGGAAGTGCAGCGGGTGACGGTCCATGCATAG
- a CDS encoding secretin N-terminal domain-containing protein: MNPSPRNARPLLRQGTLALSMAVLLGGCAARQALHEGQALIAKQQTEAGLGKLQEAVKLAPDDARYRLAYINSRDRILADLMADAARQANQGETEAARASLEQVLKLDPRNQPARTALTDLDAQVRNRQLLADVALSMSENRYDEARSTINRILRTQPDNSSARSMLQELDGRTQQPQLTADLAQAYRQPITLEFRDAPLRQVFQVLAQRSGLNFVFDKDVRADSKVSLYLKNSTVEQALYFMLVSNQLERQVMDGNTLLIYPNLPAKVREYQETVVKTFFLNSADAKDLANSIKTLLKSRDVVVDEKLNAVIVRDSPEAVQLAARLVALQDRPEPEVVLDVEVLEVSRSKELNLGINWPQSVSLTPLSTTGGSQVTLNDLLHARRNTLSLGSAAPTAVIHANALDGNANILANPRIRVRNREKAKILVGDKVPVITATVGGGVGAFASESVNYVDVGLTLNVEPTIYLNNDIGIKVALEVSSLGAATTTSSGSRVFQIGTRQATTLLQLHDGENQVLAGLINNQENETSSKVPGLGEFPLLGRLFGGTDTSGKRTEIVLSITPHLVRNIERPADISTEFLAGTEGNYRKRPLPALPATPAGARAATNAAAAPAASGALQPERAGVLMMGSGVGGQASSSSGMSLYQDAHVAAPANGTAAPAPADPTPTPAPAAPPAAPPAAPPAPSPVNSVPLSASQPQGPFSAPPPSSKPIGNPS; the protein is encoded by the coding sequence ATGAACCCGAGCCCGCGCAATGCGCGCCCCCTGCTGCGCCAGGGCACCCTGGCCCTGTCGATGGCCGTGCTGCTGGGCGGCTGTGCGGCCCGTCAGGCGCTGCACGAAGGCCAGGCGCTGATCGCCAAGCAGCAGACCGAAGCCGGCCTGGGCAAGCTGCAGGAAGCGGTGAAGCTGGCACCGGACGATGCCCGCTACCGGCTGGCCTACATCAACAGCCGCGACCGCATCCTCGCCGACCTGATGGCCGATGCCGCGCGCCAGGCCAACCAGGGCGAAACGGAGGCCGCGCGCGCCTCGCTGGAGCAGGTGCTCAAGCTCGACCCGCGCAACCAGCCGGCACGCACCGCGCTGACCGATCTGGATGCCCAGGTGCGCAACCGCCAGCTGCTGGCCGACGTCGCCCTGTCGATGAGCGAAAACCGCTACGACGAGGCGCGCAGCACCATCAACCGCATCCTGCGCACCCAGCCCGACAACAGCTCGGCGCGCAGCATGCTGCAGGAGCTCGACGGCCGCACCCAGCAGCCCCAGCTCACCGCCGACCTGGCCCAGGCCTACCGCCAGCCGATCACCCTGGAATTCCGCGATGCACCGCTGCGCCAGGTCTTCCAGGTACTGGCCCAGCGCTCGGGCCTGAACTTCGTGTTCGACAAGGACGTGCGTGCCGACAGCAAGGTCTCGCTGTACCTGAAGAACAGCACGGTGGAACAAGCCCTGTACTTCATGCTGGTCAGCAACCAGCTGGAACGCCAGGTGATGGACGGCAACACGCTGCTGATCTATCCCAACCTGCCGGCCAAGGTGCGCGAGTACCAGGAAACCGTGGTCAAGACGTTCTTCCTCAACAGCGCCGACGCCAAGGACCTGGCCAACAGCATCAAGACGCTGCTCAAGAGCCGCGACGTGGTGGTCGACGAGAAGCTCAACGCCGTGATCGTGCGCGACAGCCCCGAAGCAGTGCAGCTGGCCGCGCGCCTGGTCGCGCTGCAGGACCGCCCGGAACCGGAAGTGGTGCTGGACGTGGAAGTGCTGGAGGTCTCGCGCAGCAAGGAACTGAACCTGGGCATCAACTGGCCGCAGTCGGTCTCGCTCACCCCGCTGTCCACCACCGGCGGCAGCCAGGTCACGCTCAACGACCTGCTGCATGCACGCCGCAACACGCTCAGCCTGGGCAGTGCCGCACCGACGGCGGTCATCCACGCCAACGCGCTGGATGGCAATGCCAACATCCTGGCCAATCCACGCATCCGCGTGCGCAACCGCGAGAAGGCCAAGATCCTGGTCGGCGACAAGGTGCCGGTGATCACCGCCACCGTCGGCGGCGGCGTCGGCGCGTTCGCGTCCGAATCGGTGAACTACGTGGACGTGGGCCTGACCCTCAATGTCGAGCCGACCATCTACCTGAACAACGACATCGGCATCAAGGTCGCACTGGAAGTCAGCAGCCTCGGCGCGGCCACCACCACGTCTTCGGGCAGCCGCGTGTTCCAGATCGGTACGCGCCAGGCCACCACCCTGCTGCAGCTGCATGACGGCGAGAACCAGGTGCTGGCCGGCCTGATCAACAACCAGGAAAACGAGACCAGCAGCAAGGTGCCGGGCCTGGGCGAATTCCCGCTGCTGGGCCGCCTGTTCGGTGGCACCGACACCTCGGGCAAGCGCACCGAGATCGTGCTGTCGATCACCCCGCACCTGGTGCGCAACATCGAACGCCCGGCGGACATCAGCACCGAGTTCCTGGCCGGCACCGAAGGCAACTACCGCAAGCGTCCGCTGCCGGCCCTACCGGCCACTCCGGCCGGTGCGCGTGCCGCCACCAACGCTGCCGCGGCACCGGCCGCCAGTGGCGCGCTGCAACCCGAACGCGCCGGCGTGCTGATGATGGGCTCCGGTGTCGGTGGCCAGGCTTCCAGTTCGTCCGGCATGTCGCTGTACCAGGATGCGCATGTGGCCGCGCCGGCCAATGGCACCGCAGCGCCGGCACCGGCCGATCCGACGCCGACGCCCGCACCCGCTGCGCCTCCGGCCGCCCCGCCGGCGGCGCCACCGGCACCGTCCCCGGTCAACAGCGTGCCGCTGTCGGCATCGCAGCCGCAGGGCCCGTTCAGCGCACCACCGCCCTCCAGCAAGCCGATCGGCAATCCGTCATGA
- a CDS encoding type II secretion system protein — protein MSPRPATRGFTLIELLVSLTIVAILGTLLVPVAQRSAQRSQEQELRRDLREIRQAIDAYKRAWDEGRIEKEATATGYPPTLDVLVQGVSDLRSPSHRTLYFLRRVPRNPFNTDASLAAAQTWGLRSYSSEAAAPQAGEDVYDVYVPQALLGLNGVPYALW, from the coding sequence ATGAGCCCGCGCCCGGCCACCCGCGGCTTCACGCTGATCGAGCTGCTGGTCAGCCTGACCATCGTGGCCATCCTCGGCACGCTGCTGGTGCCGGTGGCCCAGCGCAGCGCGCAGCGCAGCCAGGAACAGGAGCTGCGCCGTGACCTGCGCGAGATCCGCCAGGCGATCGACGCCTACAAGCGTGCCTGGGATGAAGGGCGCATCGAGAAGGAAGCCACCGCCACCGGCTACCCGCCCACCCTCGACGTGCTGGTGCAGGGCGTGAGCGACCTGCGCAGCCCTTCGCACAGGACGCTGTACTTCCTGCGCCGCGTGCCGCGCAATCCGTTCAACACCGATGCGTCGCTGGCCGCCGCCCAGACCTGGGGGCTGCGCAGCTACAGCAGCGAAGCCGCCGCGCCGCAGGCCGGGGAAGATGTCTATGACGTGTATGTGCCGCAGGCCCTGCTGGGGCTCAACGGGGTGCCCTATGCGCTGTGGTGA
- a CDS encoding prepilin-type N-terminal cleavage/methylation domain-containing protein — protein sequence MRCGDGSGQRAQRGFTLIELLVVLGIIALLLTLSAPRLFSAQDRARDTVLADNLRSLRATIDAFHGDTGRYPQSLEELVQRQYLRALPMDPVTHSATTWITEQEAPDNTGSAGGDGSAIGGLDPGSVGPRFGASIPGSTLPQPAFATAPPPPPGICCVRSGAPGADHEGKPYASY from the coding sequence ATGCGCTGTGGTGATGGCAGCGGCCAGCGCGCGCAGCGCGGCTTCACCCTGATCGAACTGCTGGTGGTGCTGGGCATCATCGCCCTGCTGCTGACCTTGAGCGCACCGCGCCTGTTCTCCGCCCAGGACCGCGCCCGCGATACGGTGCTGGCCGACAACCTGCGCTCGCTGCGTGCCACGATCGATGCCTTCCATGGGGATACCGGCCGCTACCCGCAGTCGCTGGAAGAACTGGTGCAGCGCCAGTACCTGCGCGCCCTGCCGATGGACCCGGTGACCCACAGTGCCACGACCTGGATCACCGAGCAGGAAGCGCCGGACAACACCGGCAGCGCCGGCGGCGATGGCAGCGCCATCGGTGGCCTGGACCCCGGCAGTGTCGGCCCACGCTTTGGCGCCAGCATTCCCGGCAGCACCCTGCCGCAGCCGGCCTTCGCCACGGCACCGCCACCACCGCCGGGCATCTGCTGCGTGCGCAGCGGCGCGCCGGGGGCCGACCATGAAGGCAAGCCCTATGCGAGTTACTGA
- a CDS encoding type II secretion system protein, protein MRVTEPAPPAAHADDMPRAPGGQDGFTYIGVLVVITVLGLVATSGIQLSALAQRRSAEQALLDIGADFSDALQRYAADTPPGQPTQPPNLDALLRDPRSPAPRRYLRRIYADPFTGSTDWGITYASGTTGVLEIYSRSSGRTLKRGHFEPRFASFEGTSRLSAWRFSAQTAALPSPPGSTTPGAAPPSGSAPSPFSSGL, encoded by the coding sequence ATGCGAGTTACTGAGCCGGCACCGCCGGCCGCGCACGCGGACGACATGCCGCGCGCACCGGGCGGACAGGACGGCTTCACCTACATCGGCGTGCTGGTCGTCATTACCGTGCTCGGCCTGGTCGCCACCAGCGGCATCCAGTTGTCGGCGCTGGCGCAGCGGCGCAGCGCCGAACAGGCACTGCTGGATATCGGCGCGGATTTCAGCGACGCCCTGCAGCGCTATGCCGCCGACACGCCCCCGGGGCAGCCCACCCAGCCGCCGAACCTGGATGCGCTGCTGCGCGACCCGCGCTCGCCGGCCCCGCGGCGCTACCTGCGCCGGATCTACGCCGATCCGTTCACCGGCTCGACGGACTGGGGCATCACCTACGCCAGTGGCACCACCGGCGTGCTCGAGATCTACAGCCGCTCAAGCGGCAGGACCCTCAAGCGTGGGCACTTCGAGCCACGCTTTGCCAGCTTCGAAGGAACCTCGCGGCTGTCGGCCTGGCGCTTCTCCGCACAGACCGCGGCGCTGCCCTCGCCGCCGGGAAGCACGACGCCCGGCGCCGCACCGCCCTCGGGATCGGCACCAAGCCCGTTCTCCAGCGGCCTGTAA